One window of the Megalops cyprinoides isolate fMegCyp1 chromosome 2, fMegCyp1.pri, whole genome shotgun sequence genome contains the following:
- the gdap1 gene encoding ganglioside-induced differentiation-associated protein 1 isoform X2: protein MPEEGSMYYPRVQHYRELLDSLQMDAYTHGCILHPEITVDSHIPAYATTRIRAQIGNTESELKKLAAENPELQEAYIAKQRRLKSKLLDHDNVKYLKKILDELENVMDQVETELQRRIEETPEEGSQAWLCGEFFSMADVSLAVTLHRLKFLGLSRRYWGNGNRVNVETYYERVLERPTFRKVLGHVNNILISAVLPTAFRVARKRAPSFVGATLLVGILGGVSYLAFLYLKKRLVSYS, encoded by the exons ATGCCTGAGGAGGGAAGTATGTACTATCCCAGAGTGCAACACTACCGGGAGCTGCTGGACTCTTTGCAGATGGATGCCTACACACATGGTTGTATTTTACACCCAGAGATCACAGTAGACTCCCATATACCTGCATATGCAACAACTAGAATTCGCG CACAAATAGGAAACACAGAGTCAGAGTTGAAAAAGCTGGCAGCGGAGAACCCAGAGCTTCAGGAGGCGTATATTGCAAAACAGAGACGCCTAAAA TCCAAGCTATTGGACCATGACAATGTGAAATATCTGAAGAAAATACTAGATGAACTGGAGAATGTTATGGACCAGGTGGAAACTGAACTTCAGAGGAGAATTGAAGAAACTCCAG AGGAGGGCAGCCAGGCCTGGCTGTGTGGGGAGTTCTTCAGCATGGCTGACGTGTCCCTCGCCGTGACGCTGCACCGCCTCAAATTCCTGGGGCTCTCCCGGAGGTACTGGGGCAACGGGAACCGGGTCAACGTGGAGACGTACTACGAGCGAGTCCTCGAGCGACCCACCTTCAGGAAGGTGCTGGGACACGTGAACAACATCCTGATCTCTGCCGTCTTGCCCACCGCCTTCCGCGTGGCCCGAAAAAGAGCCCCCTCCTTTGTCGGCGCCACTCTGTTGGTGGGAATACTGGGGGGAGTGAGCTACCTGGCCTTCCTGTATCTTAAAAAGAGGCTAGTGAGTTACAGCTGA
- the gdap1 gene encoding ganglioside-induced differentiation-associated protein 1 isoform X1 produces the protein MATDSSNELQREKEMPANEEAVVDKHEESLPLIESTRRESKLTLYHWTQSFSSQKVRLAIAEKGLKCEEYDVSLPLSEHNEPWFMRLNPAGEVPVLVHGDNVICDPTQILDYLELTFKDEGTPRLMPEEGSMYYPRVQHYRELLDSLQMDAYTHGCILHPEITVDSHIPAYATTRIRAQIGNTESELKKLAAENPELQEAYIAKQRRLKSKLLDHDNVKYLKKILDELENVMDQVETELQRRIEETPEEGSQAWLCGEFFSMADVSLAVTLHRLKFLGLSRRYWGNGNRVNVETYYERVLERPTFRKVLGHVNNILISAVLPTAFRVARKRAPSFVGATLLVGILGGVSYLAFLYLKKRLVSYS, from the exons ATGGCGACCGACAGCAGCAATGAGTTGCAGCGTGAGAAAGAGATGCCCGCAAATGAAGAAGCTGTTGTTGACAAACATGAAGAGAGCTTGCCGTTGATTGAAAGCACTAGAAGAGAGTCGAAACTAACGCTTTACCATTGGACCCAGTCCTTCAGTTCTCAGAAG GTGAGGCTTGCCATCGCTGAGAAGGGACTAAAATGTGAGGAGTATGACGTGAGCCTCCCGCTCAGTGAGCACAATGAGCCTTGGTTTATGCGCCTGAACCCTGCCGGGGAGGTACCAGTGCTGGTCCATGGTGACAATGTCATCTGTGATCCCACCCAAATCCTGGACTATTTGGAACTGACTTTCAAAGATG AGGGCACACCGAGGTTGATGCCTGAGGAGGGAAGTATGTACTATCCCAGAGTGCAACACTACCGGGAGCTGCTGGACTCTTTGCAGATGGATGCCTACACACATGGTTGTATTTTACACCCAGAGATCACAGTAGACTCCCATATACCTGCATATGCAACAACTAGAATTCGCG CACAAATAGGAAACACAGAGTCAGAGTTGAAAAAGCTGGCAGCGGAGAACCCAGAGCTTCAGGAGGCGTATATTGCAAAACAGAGACGCCTAAAA TCCAAGCTATTGGACCATGACAATGTGAAATATCTGAAGAAAATACTAGATGAACTGGAGAATGTTATGGACCAGGTGGAAACTGAACTTCAGAGGAGAATTGAAGAAACTCCAG AGGAGGGCAGCCAGGCCTGGCTGTGTGGGGAGTTCTTCAGCATGGCTGACGTGTCCCTCGCCGTGACGCTGCACCGCCTCAAATTCCTGGGGCTCTCCCGGAGGTACTGGGGCAACGGGAACCGGGTCAACGTGGAGACGTACTACGAGCGAGTCCTCGAGCGACCCACCTTCAGGAAGGTGCTGGGACACGTGAACAACATCCTGATCTCTGCCGTCTTGCCCACCGCCTTCCGCGTGGCCCGAAAAAGAGCCCCCTCCTTTGTCGGCGCCACTCTGTTGGTGGGAATACTGGGGGGAGTGAGCTACCTGGCCTTCCTGTATCTTAAAAAGAGGCTAGTGAGTTACAGCTGA